The DNA sequence AGAGAGAAGGCCTTGCACAACTGTCGTGTCCACTATCGCGTCCAAAGATAAGCCTTGGTCTCAGCTGACTGCCTAAGAACCATCATccaatatacaaaattttccaTATATGGTGCAATGATATAGTGCTACCTTTTTGTATCATGCACCTACACTTGAaatgaactatttgaaaaaatccATGGTATAAACAGGCAAAAGCGCTCAGGCCTACATTTTGTGAATTGGTACAGCTGACAGGAGGGTATTGATGGTATTTAGTGGGGACGACAGTTTTGATCACTGGCGGAAATTCCATTGATTGCTTGAACTAAATTGGGTCTGTCAAGGCCTTAAGTAAAGTGCCAAATTTTGATTACGTTCATCAGTTGATTCGGTCTATTTTGATCATTTCTGCTCAAATGCCATTGGGTAAAGAATTTTCAGTCAATCATATACCCGGCGTCAAACAAAGTGTCTTCCTATTTTCGATTCTAAAACCCATATTTAATTAGTTGGCAATTTGTATTACTTATAGCCTTTGTCCCTGGGTTGGGGATTCTTTCTGTAGTGATCTTTCTATAGTgaatatctcaaattttgactggattCAACGGAGGCGGGGCAATAAAGGGATTGCAGGGGGTTTGTTTACCATCCGATCtcatttgattcttaaaaagagaacttaACCTCACTATTTCCAATTGAACGAGCACCCTCCAAGGCTTTGTAATCACCTCTTCATACAAAGATACCggggaaaatataaacaaaaacttaaaacaaaacattgaaGGTAGTACAGTAGTGTAGGGTAGTACAGTGTAAATAATGATGCAACAATAGCGTAGCGTCACAATTATTAGTAAAGCCTTTCTGCGGCAACTCCAATGGTAGACAGATAACCAAACTGTTCCATCTGTCaataaatttagaataaaaaaataggttCTATTGTTTTAACAAATTTCATAAGGACATTTCTTAATGTAAACTATGAGTATATTTCAActtaaaatattatcttttagATGCCGATGAACATAAAGATTTAATAAGGCGTATGCAATTCTTAAATCAAGCCAAAGGTGATGCTGATGGTGATGGTATACCTGATGAAGAAGATGATGATGACGACAACGATGGAGTTCCAGATGATGAAGACAAAGATGATGATGGAGATGGTGTAAATGACAGCAAAGATCACGATGATGACAATGACGGAATACCTGATCATCAAGAAGGAGATCTTGACAACGACGGAATACCTGATCACATTGACAATGATGATGATAATGACGGCATACCTGACTCTGAGGATAATGATGACGATAATGATGGTATTCCTGATTACAAAGACCATGACGACGATAATGATGGTATATTAGATCATAGGGAAAGTGACTTTGACAATGATGGAATACCTGATCATTTAGATGAAGACGACGATAACGATGGAATCCCTGACTCAGAAGATCCTGATGATGACAATGATGGTCTAAATGACAGCAAAGATCATGACGATGACAATGATGGAATGCCTGATCACCTGGAGGGAGATAATGACAATGATGGAATTCCTGATCATttagatgatgatgatgataatgATGGAATCCCTGACAGTTTAGATGACGATGATGATGGAGACGGCATTCTAGATGAAGACGATGACGATGATGACAATGATGGTATTATTGACAAAAAGGAAATTGATACTGATGGTGATGGCATACCTGACCATTTAGATGACGATGATGACAACGATGGCATCCCCGATgaaaatgatgatgatgatgataatgACGGTATTCCAGATAGTGAAGGTATAcaattattccttatattccTAACTACTTTGTTactatatctacaaaaaaagtCATCGTTcttctaattatatttttgcatTATCAGCGGCTTTATAGTACGAGGTGTAGTAACTCTATAGCTGAGGAACAATAGAATACTTTAATTCGGGCTTTTGTCTGTTGTCAATAATTGTTCAATGTTGTCAAAAATTGTCGATATTTAGGCTATTGCAAATAATTCGGACTattaaaatatcataaaaaggAGATGAAAAGTTCCTCTGAAATCTTTcagatttgttttaaaattttaatcagggACAAAGCTATACTTTCGCATGACGCAAAATAAGCTTCTTGTGGATCATGTAATTTGGAACTAGTACAAACTTCGAAATAGCTTCTTAGGCTTCATAGGAAATGATTCCGGATAGGTCAATCTAGAAACGTCAAATTGTAAGATTTTCTGTGTCCCTAATCCCAAATTTTCAatctttatttaatcttttgaaATGTCGTATTCTTACACAACTTATACCTGCAACTAGGCAATGACAAATTCAGGTACGATCCAACATATACAAGGGAAGAGGTTGAGTATTATTTACAGAATCTCGTTATTTACGAATCTACCAGAAACGGTTATCACGACTCAGTTGAAATTAATGGTAATAATATAGTTTCAAGTTTCGCATTTTGTGTGTCTGTAAGTAATCCCTGGGTTGAAGAATGTGAATTGTGTTATttcattcttcccatcaagaTATCTACTTGAAGTGGTTGTTCAACCAAACTTTGCTCAACCAAACTCAACCAAACTTTGTGAAAAGTAAGTGCTAGTACCCTAGTCATACCTTCGGGGAGATCAGGAGCTGATCCATCCTCTCTGTGGGAACTCAAAGGGAATGGGAACTTTGtgtccaaattttgattttttttttcaaagggacATCTGACAGGTCATGTATTAACACAACTCCACAAAAAGCAAGAGTAAGTGGCTTTATTTTACCTATTCGGAGTGCTTACCTGGTCCAATCTTTGTGGGAAAAGGGTTCGTATACCAGAAGAGGTATTATCTCAACCATTCAcgttttttgcttatattttatcctatatcagctttttcacattttgtttttcccatttgttgagttttaacttcttttttctgtgatttcataattttataaatttttttattaattatacttatatatacaaaaaagtcTGTGTCATTTAGATTTCTTGCTCCAGGATAGATCTTAAACACGACATCATTTACGCAATGGAATATCTAAAGTCAATGCTATGTAACATCTCACTGATtcaatacctaacttaacctgtcAAGGTCACGTTAGAACATTAATATAGCGTAGAAAGCAGGTGTGTCCAATTTGCCAAAAATCAATAGCTTTTCTGGATATTTACACGACTTGGGGACGTGTACACGACTTGGGGACGTGTACACGACTTGGGGAAAAACGCAATCCATAGATTTTTTGAAACGTTTCATTAGAAAGCATTCCCCGATTCATTATTTGAGAGAGGCTTTCTTCGCCAAGGTGTCTAGTGCACAGTTCCATTGGAGGGGGGAACTCCCTTTTAATTCCTAAAgcggacaaaaatctttttaatataaaggttccctgaggaaaaatcacaaagaaaatATCTCGACGAAGTAAAACaacttgaagaaaatgaaatctcgagGGGGAAAacgctttaaaagaaaaatgaaatcctgaagaaaaaaatctcctAAATTGTGTAAAATCCAACGTATAcgccgtcattacgtaacagtGACATGTGCACCGCCATTACGTAACATTCACGTGTGTGCAATCCCCAGTTACAACTGGGGGTTCTCCATGGGCCCTGAAAGAACAATTCACATGGGATTGCGTCATCCTCAGTTACAAGCAGGTATTCCCCACTTGGCTGGCGAACCctaacctctaaaagttcacgATCGATTGTGTCATCCTCACTTACAAGTGGGGGTTCCCAGCTTGACTAGCGGTCACCtgttggaattggatgctagggccccgttGGAATTTAATGTTAGGGAACCGTTGAAATTGACAGCTAGAACGCCGTTGGAATTGCAAGCTTGGGCCCCcattggaattgcttgctaggggccccggtgaaattggatgctatggCCCCCGGTGGAATTTTCCGCTAGGGCCCTTGTTGGTATTTGTTGCTAAAACTCTGGTGGGACTTCTCGCTAGGGCCCCCTGTTGGAATTGGTTTGCTAGGGCCCTGTGTCACGAAGTTTCCCCACTGGCAGGCCCTGAACGTTTTTCTCCTACGCCCTTAGGTTTTTTATGCAACCAAAGACTAAACTATGACGTGACGTCTTTGTCTGGAGACCCTGTAGGTTTTTTCGGGCCCTCCAGTCTCGAATAAGACATTTGCATAAGTGAACAAACAATTTCGTTTATGTAACCCTCAACTCCTTTTACTAAACAACACCTGCAGCTTAAACTTGTATCTTGAAGAAAACTAATAACACCTGTGTCTTGAAAGAATCCccgttaaacttcttcgtgATTAACGATGTAGAAGAAAAGAGTTGTGTCTATGAGCATCTTTAAACAGATTGAGGCATCACTTCTTATTTGATCGGATGGATTTTGGGTAAAGAGGGTAGGGGGCTGGGGCTAATTGTCCTCTGATCCCtttggactcttaaaaagggaactagaacttttaattttcaattgaatgaggcTCCTTCAAGGTTTATGCGACCATTCCTTCCATACAACTTTATACGCCTACAGGGAATAATTTGCAAAACTTGCCCCAGGGTTCTGGGAGGTTGCATAAGCCCTGGagttttattatattatgtttgatctattttggacaaaataaatGTCTAAGAAATtcgattggatgcatttgaggaaaagaggattggtgagggggggggggctagttgtcatcggatcacatttgactcttaaaaagggaactagcaATTTCAGTTTCTAGTCATTTGAGTCCATTCCTAAGTTtatctcttccataagaaccttatttgCCCCCGTGACATAGCTtttgttatttgacctttaaattattttgaacaaagggGCTATTTGAAAATTGCTATTGTATTTATTTGGGGAAAACGGCCTTGGGGGGGTCTAAttgtcctccgatcacttttgattcttaaaaaggacattataAGTTCCGATTTACAAATGAATGAGCTCCCTTCGAGAATTACACGATCATCCCTTCTGTTTATGTTGTATGATccttggtctattttgaacaaaatggctatataagaAATTTGATTGAACACAAATGGGGAAAAGGGGTTTGGGAGGAGGTCTAATTGCGATTGGATcgctttttactcttaaaagggaattagagctttcaatttctaatcttttgagtctcctccaaagtttatacgaccacctgttccataaaaaccttatatgccctcgcggcataagttacaacccttcctcGGGCTCTGGGCACGGTTTATGTTGACCCTAAAGTTTTTGCTATCTGAtcattggactatttcaaacaagctgactatcccaaaattttcatcGAATGCGTTTAGGGAAAAGAAGTTAAGTGGTGGGTGGGGGTTAAATGCCCTCCCTTTCCTTTTGACTTattaaaaggtaactagaactttcattttacaatcaaatgagcgacctctgaagtttatacgaccacgccttacataaaaaccttatatgcccccgatGCATAAAACACTTACCCCGGGCTCTgcagagaggggggggggggttgtttacCCTGAAGTTTTTGTTACCTGGTGTTTGAACTATGTTTATTAAAAtggtaatctcaaaatttttatcggatgggtatGGGAAAAAAGGACGTGGGGGTGGGGCTTGTTGCCTcacgatctcttttgactctgaacAAGTGAACTAGATCTTTCAAATTTCCAATCAGATGAGCAGATGAACCCCCTCTGAAGCTATTAAGAGCATTCCTTtgataagaaccttatatacccccagggcataacctaCAGCACATGTTCCCAGGACCTGGGAGGCTGTGTCGACCCTGGagtctttgaactatttttaataagattgctaccttaaaatttttatcagatgcatctggggaaaagggcgtgggggagCTAGTTCCCGTCCTATCCcttttggcttttaaaaagtccactagaacttccgatttcaaaTGGAATGAGCCATATCCAAAGGTTATATggccatcccttccatatgaactgtctttgaaaaataaataaataaataaataaataataaaacattagaGGCTctgacattaaaatttatttgaacaTCAACTACAAACCGAACTTAGTGGAAAGTGAAAGctagtttcaaaaattaaagttacAGCATCTACTGGAATGGTAGAGATTTAAGGAGGGAGAGGAGGTACTTAAATTCTATCTTGATAATTTCTTTCTTTAGGACTATGAAATATTGGTATAGAAGGATTGATTGAatcattctttttctttagagcCAGTAATATTCGGTAGATGAGGACAATCTTAACATTTCTTTTTCCTTAGGTTCATATTTTATCAGAAAAGGAGGCATATCCTAGTATATGTTAcgtttatttcttattattatttggacCTATTCAGTATGTGACAATAACCTTAACATTCTCCTGCCGGTAATTTGTTCTGCCAGTGCCTACCAGGAATTGGCAGTCATTATATGTGTTTCGTTTGGTTTATGTACTGTCAGTAgaggagttttattttcagtcatGTTTTTCCAGTTCAGGGAAGCAACTTTAATTCTCTTTAGAGCCAAATATTTAGAGCCACGTATTATGCAGGGCTCCCGCGGCTTCAATAGatttaataaagtttttcaacaaaGTGCGAACCATAAAGTTTGTACCACTCACACAAGGATTTCACCTTTTAACTTTGAAACTATTGTTCATAAAAATGATACAGTCATATATGAAGACAGATACAGTCATATATGAAGGTGAGAAACCATCTTTTTgagcagttttttcttttaataataaatgaaaatacttGTTTGTGTATTCCCTTTTATCAAGGTATCCCTTTTGGGTAAATccctttataattttttattccttttatcaAGCAAAATATTTGAAGAAGCATACACTATTACATTACTAATTTACTTACTACTAATTTAACTACTTACTactaatttattatatttattaattatatttatcaattatatttaattagtaattattattaattatattaataattaattaattaatattaattaatttatttataaataattattaattaaatgttattaattataatatatttacttacttactaatTTATTCGttgcttatttgaaattttccacatgGCTTCTGCTATTATTTTAACTTTGTAgactttcttgaaaaatttaaataaagttctttttttttttcggcagCAATGCGAGGAAAACGGTGTATTAACTTGTAACTAGATAGCTCTATTAACTTTATTGACGCTGTGAGAGTCCCGCATTAAAGTAAAAACTCTTAAAGCCACATATTTAGAGCTTAACAATAGCGCCACATTATTTCAGCACAGAAGAGCAGTCTTgacatatatttttctttagagcCATCTACTTTCGTCAGAGGAGGAGAATATTTAGGCGGAGCCACATATTCAGAGCTTAACAATAGCGCCATATTATTTCAGCACAGAAGAGCAGTcttgacatttatttttctttagagcCTTCTACTTTCGTCAGAGGAGGAGAATATTTAGGCGGAGCCACATATTTAGAGCTTAACAATAGCGCCATATTATTTCAGCACAGAAGAGCAGTcttgacatttatttttctttagagcCTTCTACTTTCGTCAGAGGAGGAGAATATTTAGGCGGAGCCACATATTTAGAGCTTAACAATAGCGCCATATTATTTCAGCACAGAAGAGCAGTcttgacatttatttttctttagagcCTTCTACTTTCGTCAGAGGAGGAGAATATTTAGGCGGAGCCACATATTCAGAGCTTAACAATAGCGCCATATTATTTCAGCACAGAAGAGCAGTCttgacattatttttctttagagcCATATACTTTCGTCAGAGGAGGAGAATATTATTACTTACTTTTCATAAAAG is a window from the Artemia franciscana chromosome 17, ASM3288406v1, whole genome shotgun sequence genome containing:
- the LOC136038270 gene encoding fibrinogen-binding protein-like isoform X1 produces the protein MRSASLLALLSVVLLAFARTAYCDEGESEAMIDADEHKDLIRRMQFLNQAKGDADGDGIPDEEDDDDDNDGVPDDEDKDDDGDGVNDSKDHDDDNDGIPDHQEGDLDNDGIPDHIDNDDDNDGIPDSEDNDDDNDGIPDYKDHDDDNDGILDHRESDFDNDGIPDHLDEDDDNDGIPDSEDPDDDNDGLNDSKDHDDDNDGMPDHLEGDNDNDGIPDHLDDDDDNDGIPDSLDDDDDGDGILDEDDDDDDNDGIIDKKEIDTDGDGIPDHLDDDDDNDGIPDENDDDDDNDGIPDSEANSSHEITVIPVVLISTIVSYLVQV
- the LOC136038270 gene encoding thrombospondin-4-B-like isoform X2; translation: MRSASLLALLSVVLLAFARTAYCDEGESEAMIDADEHKDLIRRMQFLNQAKGDADGDGIPDEEDDDDDNDGVPDDEDKDDDGDGVNDSKDHDDDNDGIPDHQEGDLDNDGIPDHIDNDDDNDGIPDSEDNDDDNDGIPDYKDHDDDNDGILDHRESDFDNDGIPDHLDEDDDNDGIPDSEDPDDDNDGLNDSKDHDDDNDGMPDHLEGDNDNDGIPDHLDDDDDNDGIPDSLDDDDDGDGILDEDDDDDDNDGIIDKKEIDTDGDGIPDHLDDDDDNDGIPDENDDDDDNDGIPDSEGPCTVSRGGQSFCQRTQATKSP